TCATATTTTCTACGTGCTTATATTCGTCACTGACATGGCAGACTAAGTTACTGAGATTTTCCACCCCATCCACCGATCAATGTACCTTTGATTTTTCTTCATAAAAAGACCCAGTACAATATAAAACTGAATCCCTACACGAGAGCCAGGATGTCCGAGGCGTGGCAGCAGCACGCTGTTGCTCCTCCTCCGGTGGTGCACACCATACCACCAGGGGCGGAGAACGCGTTGGGCTGTGCCGTCTACGGTATCGTCCTGCAGCCTGACCCTGCTCTGCAGCAGTCGCAGCAGCAGCACCAGCATGGCCAGCAGCACAGCCAGCAGcatgggcagcagcagcagcagcaccctGCCCAGGTACAGCAGCCTTCTCTGCAGGTAGGGGGCGAGGGCGGCCACAAGTGTGGGGCATGCGGCCACGACATCTCCCACCTGGCCAACCCACATGAGCACCAGTGTATGGTGAGCCAGGACCGCTCCTTCCAATGCACCCAGTGCATGAAGATCTTCCACCAGGCTACTGATCTGCTGGAGCACCAGTGTGTGCAGGTAGAACAGAAGccctttgtgtgtggtgtgtgtaagatGGGCTTCTCCCTCCTCACTTCGCTGGCACAGCACCACACCTCACACAACAGCACCAACCCCATGAAGTGCTCCATTTGTGAGAAGACCTACCGACCGGGCTCCTCTGGAAACACCACGCCCAGCTCCTCTGCCACCAACCCTCAGCAGCCGTCTGCTGATGGAGCCTCATCCAGTGGGAGTGCGACAGTGGGGTCCTCTTCCTCAATTACATTTCCATCGGCCCGTGACAGGCCCTACAAATGCTCTGTCTGCCAGAAGGGCTTCAGGCACCTGTCAGAGCTGGCCCGCCACGAGCGTGTGCACACCGGAGAGAAGCCCTTCAAGTGTGACACGTGTGACAAGAGCTTCAGCCAGTCCTCTCACCTGGCCCATCACCAGCGCACCCACAGCTCTGAGCGCCCATAcaagtgtgctgtgtgtgacaaGAGCTTCAAGCACCGCTCCCACCTGGTGCGCCACATGTACGCCCATTCCGGAGAGCACCTGTTCAAGTGCAACCTGTGTGAACTGCACTTCAAGGAGTCTTCTGAACTGCTGCATCATCCATGCCACCCACAAGGGGCACGCCCCTTCCGCTGTGCCACCTGTGGAAAGGGCTTCAAGCGTCCATCAGACCTGCGGCAGCATGAGCGCACTCACTCTGAGGAGCGTCCCTTCCACTGTGAGGAGTGCCAGATGAGTTTCAAACAGCAGTATGCCCTGGTGCGccacaggcgcacacacaaaaACCCTTCTGACCGCCCTTTCAAATGCAACCTTTGCGACAAAGGCTTCCTGCAGCCATCCCATCTGCTGTACCACCAGCACGTCCATGGCATGGAGAACCTCTTCAAGTGCGCGTCCTGCCAGAAGGAATTCAGTCAGTCAGGAGAGCTGCTGCGCCACAAGTGCGGTGAGTCGTCCGCTTCATCTAGGGACACAGACAAGCCCTACAAATGTGACGTGTGCGGCAAGGGATACAAAAAGAGTTCGACACTGCAGCGACATCAGAACTCGCACTGTCAAGAGAAGCCCCTGAAGTGCTCCCTTTGTGACCGCCGCTTCCTGTCATCCTCAGAGTTTGTGCAGCACCGCTGCGACCCGTCCCGGGAGAAGCCCCTGAAGTGTCCCGACTGCGAGAAGCGCTTCAAGTACTCGTCTGACCTGAATCGGCACAGGCGCGTCCACACCGGGGAGAAGCCCTACAAGTGTGCTAGCTGTGACAAAGGCTTCAAGCAACGGGAGCACCTGGCCAAGCATCAGAGTGTGCATTCCAGAGATGCCCAGTTCAAGTGTGTTTGGTGTGGAGAGCGCTTTGGAGACCTGGGAGCTTTGCAGGAGCACACAGTCCAGCACACAGCTGAAGGAGGGGGTTACCCTGTGCCACCTTGCATATAGTYAYGCCCCTCCRYTCTGTACAAGTTCATAGCAAACGTCCCTGTCTACCATTAATTTGCAGCACCCAGCTTAACACACTTGAACTGGGCATCTCTGGAGTGCACACTCTGGTGCTTTCCAGAGATGCCCAGTTCAAATGCTTTGGAGACCTGGGAGCCTTGCAGGAGCACACAGTCCAGCACACATCTGAAGGAGGGGGTTACCCGATGGTAGGTTACTCTGTGCCAACTTGCATATAGTCACGCCCCTCCCTTATTTTCCAGTTCATAGCAGATGTCCCTGGCTAGCCCTAATTTTCCCCCAGCATATAGAATCCCTAACCTCATTTCCCATCTGAAACTGTTATCAGTCCCCCCTACCCCCAAAATCCCATACAAATTATCATTGTCTCATAAAAATGGAAGTCACAGCTTGTCATTGTACTGCCAAGTGTCACTGCTTTAGGGCTACCATCTGAAGGACAGAGGCGAAGAAACCATCAAGGATATGTCTTTCACTTCAAACCCTAGGGTGGATGTTCTAGTCCAGGGCCCAGTTTCcgaaaagcatcttaaggctaagttaatCGTTAGAACCTTTTGTAGGAGCATCGTTCaatctctgagctgtttcccaaaaccatcgttattgacgttgcacttgaaaacgctcgtaatctaactcctcagaccactcgtagaacagcgaAGTGCGTCGTTAAATGCATTTTTCGTCTTCCCGCGTCACTTTATATACAGAAGATCTCCACTAAACttagaatcacatggtttatccatCTCTgtgaacaaagttgactacaaatgcAAAGTTGCCAAtatctttgcaattgatacaaacaagcaacgtataaaaagatgcttcaaatgaaaactgagATTACTGCATTCaaatatacatacagtaggctatagtcctATTTCAaccatattgaaatacatttaatgttCAGTAAATTCAGTTCTATTTTGCTAGCTGCACACTACTGTCTCATTTGTCTCAGTATActgtatttcatgatgtgtagcctaacgtgTGCAGCGATATGCCAAAtcagtgtttttttggggggggggggggcattttttTGGgataagcattagaataagccgcctcaatatttgcagcggTAGGTGGTAATACTGtttctctctaggagctgatccgtagtcagtattgtgaaatacttctgtttcgatcctatcagtatcgacacatgctccaacgaTGCACTTAgcgactgttctctctgtgtggtgttttgCGTAACACATGTTATGTCTTCGGCCATTGTTGGAAAGATGAATCGTTAAAACACTCAGAAGCCTAAGTTCCACTGCTTTCTGGGAAACTGGGCCCAGGTCAATTACCTTCTCCTCTATCCTTCTTGAATCAACTGCCCAAGaaggaaaaaaggaaagaaatgtaCATCaccacattagcctacatttctGTCTATGAAAAGCTTTGTATTTGTACATAAGTTACCTTGTAGACTTGTATAGGAAAGGGAATGTGGACCAGTTCCCCTCAACCTGCTCGACAGGTCTGTAAGTGTTAAGGGTTGCACCATGACTCAGAACTCTTCTCTTGCCAAAAGTGGTTGTCACTCTAGAACCCATCTACAGAGTTGCTgcatgcagcaatgttccatacTCTTACCCAGGATAGACTTGAATTATTGCTAAGTTTCAGCAGTTGCTACAGTCTGCTGATGGCCTcttgctttttttaaatttaggaATCAATTACGCTGTATCAACGCTgatataaaatgtttttgttgggtAGTGGGTCGAGATTATTGTGTTTTGGTTACTTTTCCACAACCTCATATCACTGTAGTAGcagtgtatgtatatacactaaAATCAGACACCTCTTTACCCTTTGTGCTTTAGTATTTTTAAGCGTCTTATGTATAAGTATCAACTCCACAACTAttagtgtgtttgttttttttttgttttttttttaaacatgaggGTTTATTGTGCTATTGTGAAATATTACATATGCTTGTGAGTGTATTTGGAAGTATATGTTTGTATCAAAACACCATTGTACTGCACCAGAATCCCAAAGGTGTGGAGATTAACCAGCTGAAGTTTCATCTCACTGCTATATAGAAATTGTATAGAAATCTATATTTCACACTAATATACAGTTGATATTCCTACCGAGATCAGTGTAGACTCTGCTGAAAACGTGTAAAACCTGATCAAGCTTCCTCTTACTGCGTGtgtatatagtacagtatgtatgtttacCAGCTCCACTgtctgtttctaaaactgcattggCTGTTTTGTATGTTACTATTTTTTATCATATGGggactgaaatgtattttttcttctttaaaGTCATAGTTATGATATGTCGCAGGTTTCCAAGGAGAACATTCTGTCTGTAAGCCCTACAAGGATTCTGACCCCCTCGTGCTCCTTTTGAGTTTTTATGATGAATGAttgttgaatcatgtctgtgaaaaTGGAATCCTGGCTGTGAAGTGGATTGTATAATACATACATTTGGGGTAGAATTTGGGCAGGTCTGTAGTTTTAGTTAACCCAATTTATGTCAGAG
This portion of the Salvelinus sp. IW2-2015 linkage group LG4q.1:29, ASM291031v2, whole genome shotgun sequence genome encodes:
- the znf319b gene encoding zinc finger protein 319 translates to MSEAWQQHAVAPPPVVHTIPPGAENALGCAVYGIVLQPDPALQQSQQQHQHGQQHSQQHGQQQQQHPAQVQQPSLQVGGEGGHKCGACGHDISHLANPHEHQCMVSQDRSFQCTQCMKIFHQATDLLEHQCVQVEQKPFVCGVCKMGFSLLTSLAQHHTSHNSTNPMKCSICEKTYRPGSSGNTTPSSSATNPQQPSADGASSSGSATVGSSSSITFPSARDRPYKCSVCQKGFRHLSELARHERVHTGEKPFKCDTCDKSFSQSSHLAHHQRTHSSERPYKCAVCDKSFKHRSHLVRHMYAHSGEHLFKCNLCELHFKESSELLHHPCHPQGARPFRCATCGKGFKRPSDLRQHERTHSEERPFHCEECQMSFKQQYALVRHRRTHKNPSDRPFKCNLCDKGFLQPSHLLYHQHVHGMENLFKCASCQKEFSQSGELLRHKCGESSASSRDTDKPYKCDVCGKGYKKSSTLQRHQNSHCQEKPLKCSLCDRRFLSSSEFVQHRCDPSREKPLKCPDCEKRFKYSSDLNRHRRVHTGEKPYKCASCDKGFKQREHLAKHQSVHSRDAQFKCVWCGERFGDLGALQEHTVQHTAEGGGYPVPPCI